Proteins co-encoded in one Prevotella sp. E13-27 genomic window:
- a CDS encoding DEAD/DEAH box helicase: protein MTFKEILEKYRSISFTEKDKGTMFERLMRAWLLTDPRYERLTHVWMWNDFPSKSDFGGKDTGIDLVAKTELGEYWAIQCKCYQESATIDKPSVDSFLATSSRTFTDPETFQTTRFSNRLWISTTNHWGNNAEEAIKNQNPPVSRIGLVDLETSPVDWEKLEDGITGTTARAEGKQPMEHQLRAISAAVNHYKENDRGKLVMACGTGKTYTSLQIAETMLEGKGLVLFLVPSISLLGQALNAWYGDAKETIKAVCICSDNKAQKKITKESDDVSDSAVDLALPSSTNAKSISRQLISYKNHNGLVVVFSTYQSIDAVSDAQKEVLKATNGIYGEFDLIICDEAHRTTGIKLSDADESNFTKVHSNDNVRGKKRLYMTATPRLYGESARVKASEKNCILCSMDDETIYGKEFFRVNFSYAVNHGLLTDYKVLVLTVNEDDVPDTIKADVKNKDIKELNFDETSKLIGVINGLSKEVRGDEGKTWEIDPQIMHRAVAFCSAIGSEDKAGTSKNIAYTLPRLCNKYIESLGEEERKRVVHIKTKHIDGSQNALERNQSLAWLKEESQDEQECKVLTNVRCLSEGIDVPALDAVLFLSSRNSQVDIVQSVGRIMRNFRKGQPGEKKYGYIIIPIVVPMDVSPEDALSKNKYFDVVWSILNALRSHDDNFNAEVNKIALNKKKNSKVLVGGIGFGTDAQNSQDKADAQVLDEADVAKQLEIRFGEMQEGIYAKLVEKCGDRLYWENWAKEVGTIARKFIERITQMVLKDGIHKAEFDEYLKGLQKNLNPSIDEGQAVEMLAQHIITRPVFDALFKDYEFVKNNAVSRSMQQIIDLLEEEGLSKDLEVLEKFYDSVRSNVSNIDNLGGKQTIIKELYEKFFKGAFPLTVEKLGIVYTPIECVDFIINSVEHILQKEFDTSLTEENVHILDPFTGTGTFITRLMQSGLIKPEDMKRKYLNEIHCNEIVLLAYYIADVNIESVYHDLIHPDEYLPYDGICLTDTFQLNEDDDRDIFSHLFKENSERVEMQKKAPVRVIIGNPPYSIGQKSANDNAQNVSYKHLDARIAETYVKRSSATLTKSLYDSYIKAFRWASDRISQHNEGGIVAFISNGAWIDGNGQDGFRKCLEKEFSSIYVLNLRGNQRTSGELSRREGGKIFGSGSRTPIAITILVKKPGEGKGKATIFYHDIGDYLSREDKLRILKGYRSVNSRRLEWQIIEPNEKADWINQRDGLFDSLIPLSPDKNFNLKTQSLFNMVAIGVATNRDAWDYNYSKTELTDNVKRLIEFYDTQRASFAKILAEDSEAAIEDNIDTDQTKISWTRSLRRYAYNNEQILFDDKGVRSSIYRPFVLSNLYYGEKLVESRGQWEKLYPTKDKKNYTICLSGVGASKNFTALMIDKIPSLDTVEKCQCFPLYWYEKNQQQQLGLFDDNSNADYIRHDGISDWILKEVRKRFGDTKSLTKEHIFYYVYGLLHSVDYRERFADDLKKSLPRIPILEKVDDFMTFYKVGKELAELHLNYEIEEACPTVKVEYLVNPDEMSDDDYYVEKMKFPSKEQKDTIIYNGKIRITNIPSEAYEYVVNGKSAIEWLMERYAVTIDKNSLIKNDPNDWGKEHNNPRYILELMLSVINVSVKTVHKVNTLPKLIFDGDSVIVEKNANKEVDNENTETAEHVSYRCDENVFVNDSDETPTAENTLYLPIKQEYFDQIVAGTKTIEYREVKSTTAKRYLQYQGKKPMLNPSCTDPSLEYELDDFNGGKFPFLPKQYKFLFLAVGYNTKRDTAIVKVEKVEFTPVEVRAKMFCWWIEEFHISKVIEVQRKENQ from the coding sequence TGACGTTCAAAGAAATATTAGAGAAATATCGTTCCATATCTTTCACAGAGAAGGATAAGGGTACTATGTTTGAACGCCTCATGCGAGCTTGGTTACTAACCGATCCTCGCTATGAAAGGTTAACCCATGTGTGGATGTGGAATGACTTTCCTTCAAAAAGTGACTTTGGTGGGAAAGATACAGGAATAGACCTAGTTGCAAAGACAGAACTTGGTGAATATTGGGCTATACAATGTAAATGCTACCAAGAGAGTGCCACAATAGATAAACCTTCAGTAGATTCATTTCTTGCCACATCGAGCAGAACATTTACTGACCCTGAGACCTTCCAGACCACGCGGTTCTCTAATCGTCTATGGATTTCTACGACTAACCATTGGGGAAACAATGCAGAAGAGGCCATCAAAAACCAGAATCCACCTGTATCTCGTATAGGTCTGGTTGACTTAGAAACTTCGCCCGTTGACTGGGAGAAGTTGGAGGATGGTATAACAGGTACTACCGCTAGGGCTGAAGGTAAACAGCCGATGGAACACCAGCTAAGAGCAATTTCTGCTGCTGTCAACCATTATAAAGAGAATGACAGAGGCAAGTTGGTAATGGCATGTGGTACAGGAAAGACTTATACATCATTACAAATAGCAGAAACCATGTTAGAAGGAAAAGGACTTGTTTTATTCCTGGTTCCTTCAATTTCCTTGCTTGGTCAGGCTCTTAACGCTTGGTATGGTGATGCAAAAGAGACAATCAAGGCAGTATGTATTTGCTCTGATAATAAAGCTCAGAAAAAGATTACCAAAGAGTCTGATGATGTTTCGGATAGTGCAGTTGACCTTGCTCTTCCATCAAGTACAAATGCCAAATCAATATCCAGACAGTTGATTTCTTACAAGAATCACAATGGCCTGGTGGTAGTATTCTCTACTTATCAGTCTATAGATGCTGTTTCGGATGCTCAAAAAGAAGTATTAAAAGCAACCAATGGAATTTATGGTGAATTTGACCTGATTATTTGTGATGAAGCACACAGGACTACAGGCATTAAACTATCAGATGCAGACGAAAGTAATTTCACAAAAGTACACTCGAATGACAATGTAAGAGGTAAGAAACGCCTCTATATGACAGCTACCCCTCGTTTGTATGGAGAGAGTGCTAGAGTAAAAGCATCTGAAAAGAACTGCATACTTTGTTCGATGGATGACGAAACCATCTATGGAAAAGAGTTTTTTAGGGTAAACTTTAGCTATGCAGTCAATCATGGATTGCTGACAGATTATAAGGTACTGGTGCTTACCGTTAATGAAGATGATGTGCCTGATACCATTAAGGCTGATGTCAAGAACAAAGACATAAAGGAACTGAATTTTGACGAGACCTCCAAGTTAATAGGTGTTATAAATGGACTTTCAAAAGAGGTTCGTGGTGATGAAGGCAAGACGTGGGAGATAGATCCTCAAATAATGCACCGTGCAGTAGCCTTCTGTTCTGCAATAGGAAGTGAGGATAAGGCTGGTACATCAAAAAACATTGCTTATACCCTACCTAGGCTTTGCAACAAATACATTGAAAGTCTTGGTGAGGAAGAAAGGAAACGTGTTGTTCATATCAAGACCAAGCACATTGACGGCTCACAGAACGCTCTTGAAAGAAACCAATCGCTTGCATGGTTGAAAGAAGAAAGTCAGGACGAACAGGAGTGCAAAGTGCTGACCAATGTACGCTGCTTATCTGAAGGTATCGACGTTCCGGCTCTTGATGCGGTTCTATTCCTTTCATCAAGAAACAGTCAAGTCGATATTGTTCAGTCTGTTGGCCGTATCATGCGAAACTTCCGAAAGGGACAGCCTGGAGAAAAAAAATACGGCTACATTATCATCCCGATTGTGGTTCCGATGGATGTTAGTCCAGAAGATGCTTTGAGTAAGAATAAGTATTTTGATGTGGTGTGGAGTATTCTCAATGCCCTACGCTCACATGATGACAACTTCAATGCAGAGGTAAACAAGATTGCCCTGAACAAGAAGAAAAACAGCAAAGTTCTTGTCGGTGGCATCGGTTTTGGAACTGATGCTCAAAATTCACAAGACAAGGCAGATGCACAGGTACTTGATGAAGCTGATGTGGCAAAGCAGTTGGAAATCCGTTTCGGAGAAATGCAGGAGGGTATTTATGCAAAACTTGTTGAAAAGTGCGGTGATAGGCTTTATTGGGAGAATTGGGCCAAAGAAGTTGGAACCATCGCTCGAAAGTTCATCGAGCGTATCACTCAAATGGTATTGAAGGATGGTATTCATAAAGCAGAATTTGACGAATATTTAAAAGGACTACAGAAGAACTTGAATCCATCAATTGACGAGGGCCAGGCTGTAGAAATGCTTGCTCAACATATTATCACACGCCCCGTGTTTGATGCTCTTTTCAAGGATTATGAGTTTGTGAAGAACAATGCAGTCAGTCGTTCCATGCAGCAGATTATCGACCTTTTGGAAGAAGAAGGTCTGAGCAAAGATCTGGAAGTTCTTGAAAAATTCTATGATTCGGTGCGCTCAAATGTAAGCAACATCGACAACCTTGGTGGCAAACAGACTATCATCAAGGAACTATATGAGAAGTTCTTTAAGGGTGCTTTCCCATTGACAGTCGAGAAGCTCGGTATTGTCTACACCCCGATTGAATGTGTGGATTTCATTATCAATTCAGTCGAGCATATCCTCCAGAAAGAATTTGATACGTCATTAACAGAAGAAAACGTGCATATTCTCGATCCATTTACGGGGACTGGTACATTCATTACACGGCTCATGCAAAGTGGGCTAATTAAGCCAGAGGATATGAAGAGGAAGTATCTTAATGAAATCCATTGCAATGAGATTGTACTGCTGGCTTATTATATTGCTGACGTGAACATTGAGAGCGTTTACCATGACCTTATTCACCCAGACGAATATCTACCTTATGATGGAATCTGTCTCACTGATACATTCCAGTTGAATGAAGATGATGACAGGGATATATTCAGCCATTTGTTCAAAGAGAATTCAGAGCGTGTAGAAATGCAGAAGAAGGCTCCTGTCAGGGTTATCATTGGAAATCCACCTTATTCTATTGGTCAGAAGTCAGCCAATGACAATGCTCAGAATGTTAGCTATAAACATCTGGATGCTCGAATTGCTGAAACGTATGTAAAAAGAAGCTCTGCAACTCTTACTAAGTCCCTTTACGACAGCTATATCAAGGCTTTCAGATGGGCTAGCGATAGAATTTCACAGCATAATGAAGGAGGTATAGTTGCCTTCATTAGTAATGGAGCTTGGATTGACGGTAATGGTCAAGATGGTTTCAGGAAGTGCTTAGAAAAAGAGTTTTCAAGTATCTATGTACTAAACCTCCGAGGAAACCAAAGAACAAGTGGAGAACTTTCCAGAAGAGAGGGTGGTAAAATCTTCGGGTCTGGTTCCCGTACTCCTATTGCTATAACTATTTTGGTTAAGAAACCAGGAGAGGGTAAGGGCAAGGCCACCATTTTCTATCACGATATTGGTGATTATCTATCCAGAGAAGACAAACTAAGAATCTTAAAAGGATATAGAAGTGTTAATTCCCGTAGACTGGAATGGCAAATCATAGAGCCAAATGAGAAGGCTGATTGGATTAACCAGCGAGACGGTTTGTTTGATAGTTTGATTCCCCTGTCCCCCGATAAGAACTTTAATCTCAAAACGCAATCATTATTTAATATGGTTGCTATTGGAGTGGCAACCAACAGGGATGCTTGGGACTATAATTATTCCAAAACGGAATTAACTGATAATGTAAAGCGACTGATAGAATTCTATGACACCCAAAGAGCATCATTTGCAAAGATATTGGCAGAAGATTCAGAAGCTGCTATTGAAGATAATATTGATACCGACCAAACGAAAATAAGTTGGACGAGGTCATTAAGAAGATATGCCTATAATAATGAGCAGATTTTGTTTGATGACAAAGGTGTAAGAAGTAGCATATATAGGCCATTCGTACTGAGTAATCTTTATTATGGAGAGAAATTGGTTGAAAGTAGAGGACAGTGGGAAAAGCTTTATCCGACCAAAGATAAGAAAAATTACACTATTTGTTTGAGTGGCGTTGGAGCTAGTAAAAACTTCACAGCATTAATGATTGACAAAATACCGTCGTTAGATACAGTGGAGAAATGCCAATGCTTCCCCCTCTATTGGTATGAAAAGAACCAACAACAGCAGCTTGGGTTGTTTGATGACAATTCCAATGCCGATTACATTAGACATGATGGAATAAGCGATTGGATCCTAAAGGAAGTAAGAAAACGCTTTGGAGATACCAAGTCATTAACCAAGGAGCATATTTTCTACTATGTTTATGGACTATTACACTCTGTAGATTATCGTGAGAGATTTGCCGATGACCTAAAAAAGTCTCTGCCTCGTATTCCCATTTTGGAAAAGGTTGATGACTTTATGACGTTCTACAAAGTCGGTAAGGAACTGGCAGAATTGCATCTGAATTACGAGATTGAAGAAGCTTGTCCTACTGTCAAAGTAGAATATTTGGTTAATCCTGATGAAATGAGTGATGATGATTATTATGTGGAAAAGATGAAGTTCCCCTCTAAAGAACAGAAGGACACCATCATCTACAATGGAAAGATTCGCATTACCAACATTCCTTCAGAAGCGTATGAGTACGTTGTCAATGGTAAGTCTGCTATAGAATGGCTTATGGAACGCTATGCTGTAACAATCGACAAGAACAGCCTGATAAAGAATGACCCGAATGATTGGGGAAAGGAACACAATAATCCTCGTTACATTTTGGAATTAATGCTTTCTGTCATCAATGTTTCCGTCAAGACCGTTCATAAAGTAAACACGCTTCCGAAATTGATTTTTGATGGAGATAGCGTTATTGTCGAGAAAAACGCGAACAAAGAGGTTGACAATGAGAATACTGAGACAGCTGAACATGTTAGCTACAGGTGTGATGAAAATGTGTTTGTAAATGATAGCGACGAAACTCCAACGGCAGAGAATACTCTTTATTTGCCTATCAAACAAGAATACTTTGACCAGATTGTTGCAGGGACAAAGACCATCGAATACAGAGAGGTCAAAAGTACGACGGCAAAACGCTATCTACAATACCAAGGCAAGAAACCGATGCTGAATCCAAGTTGCACCGATCCTTCACTGGAATACGAACTTGATGACTTCAACGGTGGTAAATTCCCATTCTTACCAAAGCAATACAAGTTTCTATTCCTAGCTGTAGGCTATAACACGAAGAGAGATACGGCTATTGTCAAGGTAGAGAAAGTTGAGTTTACTCCTGTTGAAGTGAGAGCTAAGATGTTCTGTTGGTGGATTGAAGAGTTCCATATTTCTAAAGTGATTGAAGTTCAAAGAAAAGAAAATCAATAG